In Gemmatimonadota bacterium, the following are encoded in one genomic region:
- a CDS encoding S8 family serine peptidase: MKQCAVILFVLAASPALVADPLDQRAFEPGAVSVVPKIPESLQETLSTGLSGDRLKVWIYLADKGVASGTGYALAVAAAEDRLTPRARRRLAMRGNGPAGLEDIPIHTPYVNRIVESGGLIHQMSRWHNAVSVSGDPKVIQSLAELPFVLRIEAVDRLRRPRPVTPRRPASPETTPSRRRTRTNRVDYGPSFVQLNQLQVPVLHDIGLSGQGVLVALFDSGFSLDHAVFDSLRTRVEARRDFVADHLGMAGFPYDAHGTQVLSVIGGFAPGNLVGPAFGARYLLASTEAVTFENEIEEDWWIAALEWADSLGVDVVSSSLGYIDWYAYEDMDGKSAMISRAASMATDRGIVVVSAMGNLGGQPYEKMSAPADAEKVISVGAVDASGNRWATSSVGPTYDGRIKPDVMAMGQGVYTVQPFSAQAYAHNNGTSFSAPLVAGVAALLLEAYPHWTPQKVQRVLRQTASQAVAPDTLNGYGIVQAADALMTESRGSVRSFTAENGLSGVFLSWTAGLEINLLSYRIERRDYPDGSYEELATVPVNRVGGNGLATNAYSYSDTAVQTGNAYEYRLEPVGRRGLTLTAEPATARVDHTSGPTEGLVAVLYPNAPNPFAGSTDIRFELTATTWVNVTIYDLLGRRMRVLADRMLGPGRYALPWNGRDDDGRAVPSGVYLYRMTAGGIEQRGKMLLLR, from the coding sequence ATGAAGCAATGTGCCGTGATTCTGTTCGTTCTCGCCGCATCTCCGGCGCTCGTTGCGGACCCGCTTGACCAGCGTGCCTTCGAACCTGGCGCCGTTTCAGTGGTGCCCAAGATACCCGAAAGCCTTCAGGAAACGCTTTCGACGGGGTTGTCCGGTGACCGACTGAAAGTGTGGATCTACCTGGCGGACAAGGGGGTCGCCAGCGGTACAGGATACGCCCTGGCCGTGGCTGCGGCGGAAGACCGATTGACCCCTCGCGCACGTCGCAGACTCGCGATGAGAGGCAACGGTCCTGCGGGATTGGAGGACATCCCGATCCACACACCCTATGTAAACCGGATCGTGGAGTCGGGCGGACTGATCCACCAAATGTCCCGCTGGCACAACGCGGTAAGCGTGTCGGGCGATCCGAAGGTGATTCAAAGCCTTGCAGAACTGCCCTTTGTCCTCAGGATAGAAGCGGTCGACCGCTTGCGGCGTCCGCGCCCGGTTACTCCGCGACGGCCCGCGTCGCCGGAGACAACACCGAGTCGTCGTCGGACCCGGACCAACCGGGTCGACTACGGACCGTCTTTCGTCCAATTGAACCAGTTGCAGGTACCTGTGCTGCACGATATCGGTCTGTCGGGCCAGGGCGTGTTGGTGGCGTTGTTCGACTCGGGATTCAGCCTGGATCACGCGGTCTTTGACAGCCTGCGAACCCGAGTGGAGGCACGGCGTGATTTCGTGGCGGATCACCTGGGGATGGCCGGATTCCCTTACGATGCGCATGGCACTCAGGTGCTTTCGGTAATTGGTGGGTTCGCACCCGGTAATCTGGTCGGGCCCGCCTTCGGCGCCCGTTACCTCCTCGCCAGTACGGAGGCCGTTACCTTTGAGAACGAGATCGAGGAGGACTGGTGGATCGCCGCGCTGGAGTGGGCCGACAGCCTCGGCGTGGACGTGGTCAGCAGTTCACTCGGCTACATCGACTGGTATGCCTATGAAGACATGGACGGCAAATCCGCCATGATTTCCCGGGCGGCCTCCATGGCGACGGACCGCGGCATCGTGGTTGTGAGCGCCATGGGCAACCTGGGCGGCCAGCCCTACGAGAAAATGAGTGCTCCCGCTGACGCAGAGAAAGTGATATCCGTCGGCGCTGTCGACGCCTCCGGTAACCGGTGGGCGACTTCTTCTGTTGGACCTACGTACGACGGCCGTATAAAGCCGGATGTGATGGCCATGGGCCAGGGCGTCTACACGGTGCAGCCGTTTTCCGCCCAGGCCTATGCCCACAACAACGGCACATCTTTTTCCGCGCCCCTAGTGGCGGGCGTCGCCGCGCTGCTGCTGGAAGCCTACCCCCACTGGACCCCTCAAAAGGTGCAAAGGGTACTCCGCCAGACGGCCAGCCAGGCCGTCGCCCCGGATACCCTGAACGGGTACGGCATAGTCCAAGCGGCCGACGCACTGATGACCGAGTCGCGAGGAAGTGTACGGTCATTCACCGCAGAGAACGGACTGAGCGGCGTGTTCCTTTCCTGGACTGCGGGGCTGGAAATCAACCTGTTGTCCTACCGGATCGAACGTAGAGACTATCCGGATGGATCGTATGAAGAGCTGGCCACCGTACCTGTGAACAGGGTCGGAGGCAATGGTCTCGCCACGAACGCCTATTCCTACAGCGACACGGCCGTACAAACGGGCAACGCCTACGAATACCGGTTGGAGCCCGTGGGCCGCAGAGGGCTCACGTTGACGGCGGAACCCGCCACGGCGCGCGTCGATCACACGTCCGGCCCGACGGAAGGGCTAGTAGCGGTCCTCTATCCGAACGCACCGAACCCATTTGCCGGTAGTACGGATATTCGCTTCGAACTTACTGCAACGACCTGGGTCAACGTGACGATCTACGATCTGCTCGGAAGGCGGATGCGGGTCCTGGCGGACCGGATGTTGGGACCCGGCCGTTACGCCCTGCCCTGGAACGGACGAGACGACGATGGCCGCGCCGTGCCAAGCGGCGTGTACCTGTACCGCATGACCGCTGGTGGAATCGAGCAGAGGGGCAAGATGCTGCTGCTGCGTTAG
- the erpA gene encoding iron-sulfur cluster insertion protein ErpA — protein sequence MVTVTDVAADKIKTMIEDQENPDLGLRVMISGGGCSGFQYKLAFDKNATDNDQIIEQNGIKVFVDNKSAIYLMGAELDYVEGLMGAGFKVSNPNAKGTCGCGESFYV from the coding sequence ATGGTCACCGTGACGGACGTTGCCGCCGACAAGATCAAAACCATGATCGAGGACCAGGAAAATCCGGATCTCGGACTGCGCGTCATGATCTCCGGCGGGGGATGTTCCGGTTTTCAGTACAAGCTTGCTTTCGACAAGAACGCGACCGACAACGACCAGATCATCGAGCAGAACGGCATCAAGGTTTTCGTCGACAACAAGAGCGCCATCTACCTGATGGGTGCGGAACTGGACTATGTGGAAGGGCTGATGGGCGCAGGGTTCAAAGTCAGCAATCCCAATGCCAAGGGCACCTGCGGCTGCGGCGAGTCGTTTTACGTATAG
- a CDS encoding Mrp/NBP35 family ATP-binding protein: protein MAAETEIPRDALTGIRHVIAVASGKGGVGKSTVSVNLSLALAEAGHAVGLLDADIYGPNVPQMMGVSGSLEKDPSGSIQPVVNHDVRLVSVGFVAGPSDAVIYRGPLVGKMVKSFLGNVSWGELDYLVVDLPPGTGDASLTLAQSVELTGAVIVTTPQQVALSDVRKAINMFQRLRVPVLGIVENMSFFLNAATGERTHIFGRGGGVALSDELGLPFLGEIPLSPAVCAGGDAGKPIFLEPGNAVETEAFKGVRAAVEAEIENQPAPLPGPVRT, encoded by the coding sequence TTGGCTGCGGAAACCGAAATCCCCCGTGACGCGCTGACCGGTATCCGCCACGTCATCGCCGTGGCCAGCGGCAAGGGCGGCGTGGGCAAGTCGACCGTCAGCGTCAATCTTTCCCTTGCCCTCGCGGAAGCGGGCCATGCGGTCGGCCTGCTCGACGCGGATATTTACGGCCCGAACGTGCCCCAGATGATGGGCGTTTCCGGGTCCCTCGAGAAAGATCCTTCCGGCAGCATCCAACCTGTTGTAAATCATGATGTCCGGCTGGTCTCCGTCGGTTTCGTCGCGGGGCCGTCTGACGCGGTGATCTACAGGGGCCCCCTGGTGGGCAAGATGGTGAAGAGCTTCCTCGGCAACGTTTCCTGGGGGGAACTGGACTACCTGGTGGTCGATCTGCCGCCCGGCACCGGCGACGCGTCGCTGACCTTGGCCCAGTCGGTCGAACTCACCGGGGCCGTCATCGTCACGACCCCCCAGCAGGTCGCCCTGTCGGACGTGCGCAAGGCGATCAACATGTTCCAGCGGTTGCGGGTCCCCGTGCTGGGCATCGTCGAAAACATGAGTTTCTTCCTCAACGCCGCGACGGGTGAACGGACCCACATCTTCGGCCGGGGCGGCGGCGTTGCGTTGAGCGATGAACTGGGCCTGCCCTTCCTGGGTGAGATTCCCCTATCGCCGGCCGTCTGCGCGGGAGGAGACGCGGGAAAACCCATCTTCCTCGAGCCCGGGAACGCCGTCGAAACGGAGGCGTTCAAGGGTGTCCGGGCGGCCGTCGAGGCCGAGATCGAGAACCAGCCGGCGCCGCTGCCCGGTCCGGTCCGGACCTGA
- a CDS encoding XdhC family protein encodes MKEVFDEVVNVLSRGEKAALSTIVSSKGSLPMSKKAKMLVKGDGSFTGTVGGGCLEADVWAEAREVMDRSAPRLQHFILTEKHAGDEGLNCGGNVEIFTEPIRKGPMQEIFEAIRGLHDARGIGLLATLVSGRAGTEAGKMLLTDTGETVGTLGDPALDDRIRLDSDLEITENLLRVVTLEHEDVETRIFLESIWPAPQLFLFGGGHVARAIARIADTVGFRIIVVDDRPAFANHERFPEADEVVVDAFDEVVGKLPIDGSSYLVAVTRGHQWDQPVIEQAVWTDAAYIGMIGSRRKIALMWKNLEEKGVPRHLLEQVHAPIGKEIGADTPEEIAVSIMAELVEFRRSGGKPAHLVSTVRDAAGTAGAG; translated from the coding sequence ATGAAAGAGGTTTTCGACGAGGTCGTGAACGTCCTGTCGCGAGGCGAAAAGGCGGCGCTTTCCACCATCGTGTCGAGCAAGGGATCGCTGCCGATGAGCAAGAAGGCGAAAATGCTCGTCAAGGGGGACGGTTCGTTCACCGGCACGGTGGGCGGCGGTTGCCTGGAAGCCGACGTCTGGGCCGAGGCCCGCGAGGTCATGGACCGTTCCGCCCCCAGGCTGCAGCACTTCATCCTGACCGAGAAGCACGCCGGCGACGAGGGACTGAACTGCGGCGGCAACGTGGAGATCTTCACGGAGCCGATCCGGAAGGGCCCCATGCAGGAGATCTTCGAGGCGATCCGCGGGCTTCACGACGCGCGGGGCATCGGGCTCCTGGCCACGCTGGTGTCGGGCCGGGCCGGAACGGAAGCCGGCAAGATGCTGCTCACCGATACCGGAGAGACCGTCGGCACGCTCGGAGACCCCGCCCTGGACGACCGGATCAGGCTGGATTCAGACCTGGAAATCACCGAGAACCTGTTGCGGGTGGTCACGCTGGAGCACGAAGACGTGGAGACCCGGATCTTCCTGGAGTCCATCTGGCCGGCGCCGCAGCTTTTTCTTTTCGGCGGCGGCCACGTGGCCAGGGCCATTGCCCGGATCGCCGATACCGTCGGGTTCCGCATCATCGTGGTGGACGACCGGCCGGCCTTCGCGAACCATGAGCGGTTTCCCGAGGCCGACGAGGTGGTCGTGGACGCCTTCGACGAGGTCGTGGGCAAGCTGCCCATCGACGGCTCGTCCTACCTGGTCGCGGTGACCCGCGGACACCAGTGGGACCAGCCCGTCATCGAGCAGGCGGTTTGGACCGACGCCGCCTATATCGGCATGATCGGCAGCCGGCGCAAGATTGCCCTGATGTGGAAGAACCTGGAAGAAAAAGGCGTGCCCCGGCACCTGCTCGAGCAGGTACACGCGCCCATCGGCAAGGAGATCGGCGCCGATACCCCCGAAGAGATCGCCGTCAGTATCATGGCAGAGTTGGTCGAATTCCGGCGGTCCGGCGGAAAGCCGGCCCACCTGGTTTCCACGGTGAGGGACGCGGCGGGTACGGCGGGTGCGGGCTGA
- a CDS encoding DegT/DnrJ/EryC1/StrS family aminotransferase — protein MPRLAINGAAPVRTEPFPSWPMNLDASARAGGETVRSGRWGSIQGEKVRSLEQRFASFQHAAHGIAVSNGTTALCLALQAVGIEPGDEVIVPAYTFIASASSVVMSNAVPVFVDIDPLTYNLDPDRVEEAVTPRTRAVVAVHFAGLPADMDRINGIAGRHGLAVIEDAAQAHGARWGGRGVGAIGSIGAFSFQSSKNLTAGEGGIMLTNDDGLAAAARSLADCGHAEQGPRYNHFRVAGNNRMTEVQGALLLVQMDHLEAQADLRHGNGEYLTERLGAIPGISPVARSAKADRHARHIYMFRYNEASFGGVPKTRFIEALRAEGIPASPGYSIPLYKQPVFTERNYGIYQSPALSAVDYDALNLPVTERACRSEAVWFSQNVLLGDRDDMDDIVRAVAKIGEHRDELGEA, from the coding sequence ATGCCCCGATTGGCGATAAACGGCGCGGCGCCGGTACGGACCGAACCCTTTCCGTCCTGGCCCATGAACCTGGACGCGAGCGCCCGGGCCGGCGGCGAAACCGTGCGCTCCGGCCGGTGGGGAAGCATCCAGGGCGAGAAGGTGCGCAGCCTCGAACAGCGCTTTGCATCCTTCCAGCACGCCGCCCACGGCATTGCCGTCAGCAACGGTACCACGGCCCTCTGCCTCGCGCTGCAGGCCGTCGGCATCGAACCCGGCGACGAGGTCATCGTGCCGGCCTATACCTTCATCGCATCGGCCAGCTCGGTCGTGATGTCGAACGCCGTGCCCGTGTTCGTCGACATCGATCCCCTTACCTACAACCTGGATCCCGATCGGGTCGAGGAGGCCGTCACACCGCGGACTCGGGCCGTCGTGGCGGTGCATTTCGCGGGCCTGCCCGCGGACATGGATCGGATCAATGGGATCGCCGGCCGTCATGGCCTCGCGGTGATCGAGGACGCGGCACAGGCCCACGGCGCGCGGTGGGGAGGCCGGGGCGTGGGCGCCATCGGTTCGATCGGCGCTTTCAGCTTCCAGTCCTCCAAGAACCTTACCGCCGGCGAAGGGGGCATCATGCTCACCAACGACGACGGCCTGGCGGCGGCGGCACGGTCCCTCGCCGACTGCGGGCACGCCGAGCAGGGACCCCGATACAACCATTTCCGCGTGGCCGGCAACAACCGCATGACCGAGGTACAGGGCGCCCTGCTCCTGGTCCAGATGGATCACCTGGAGGCCCAGGCCGACCTGCGTCACGGCAACGGCGAGTACCTGACCGAACGCCTCGGGGCGATTCCGGGCATCTCACCGGTGGCCAGGTCCGCGAAGGCCGACCGCCACGCGCGGCACATATACATGTTCAGGTACAACGAAGCATCCTTCGGCGGTGTCCCGAAAACACGCTTCATCGAGGCCCTGCGCGCCGAGGGGATCCCCGCCAGTCCGGGTTACTCCATCCCCCTGTACAAACAACCGGTTTTCACGGAACGAAATTACGGCATATACCAAAGCCCGGCGCTATCTGCCGTTGACTATGACGCGTTGAATCTGCCGGTAACGGAGCGGGCCTGCCGTTCGGAGGCCGTATGGTTCTCGCAGAATGTGCTGCTGGGGGACCGGGACGACATGGATGACATAGTCCGGGCGGTCGCGAAGATCGGGGAACATCGCGACGAACTGGGGGAAGCCTAG
- the ftsY gene encoding signal recognition particle-docking protein FtsY, whose protein sequence is MGVVRRLRDGLARTRDGLARRIHQAVGQYDRIDEDLLEEIEAILLQTDVGVETTLRIIDGLRGRAVDRRTRNPDDLMGLLREEMTDILGDAPAPVSDQRPRVIMIVGVNGSGKTTTAGKMAARYAGEGKKVLIAAADTFRAAAIDQLEVWARRAEADFIRHQHGSDPSAVVYDAMQAAAARDADVVIIDTAGRLHTRDNLMEELKKIKRTAGKQMDGAPHEVLLVLDGTTGQNALSQARVFSEALGGLTGIALTKLDGTARGGIVFAIGVHLGIPVKLIGVGEQIEDLQDFDAPAFVDALFN, encoded by the coding sequence CTGGGGGTAGTACGCAGACTGAGAGACGGGTTGGCCAGGACGCGGGACGGGCTTGCGCGCAGGATCCACCAGGCCGTGGGCCAGTATGACCGTATCGACGAGGACCTGCTGGAGGAAATCGAAGCCATCCTGCTGCAGACCGACGTGGGCGTGGAAACGACCCTGCGGATCATCGACGGACTGCGGGGCCGCGCGGTCGACCGCCGGACCCGGAATCCCGATGACCTCATGGGTCTGCTCCGCGAGGAGATGACGGACATTCTGGGCGATGCGCCGGCACCCGTATCGGACCAGCGGCCCCGGGTCATCATGATCGTGGGGGTCAATGGCTCGGGCAAGACCACGACCGCCGGGAAGATGGCGGCCCGTTACGCCGGGGAAGGGAAGAAGGTCCTGATCGCCGCGGCCGATACCTTTCGGGCGGCGGCCATCGACCAGCTGGAAGTCTGGGCGCGCCGCGCGGAGGCGGACTTCATCCGGCACCAGCACGGGTCCGATCCCTCGGCCGTAGTCTACGACGCCATGCAGGCCGCCGCCGCCCGGGATGCGGACGTGGTCATCATCGACACGGCGGGCCGGCTGCACACCAGGGACAACCTGATGGAGGAACTGAAGAAGATCAAACGCACCGCGGGCAAGCAGATGGACGGCGCGCCCCACGAGGTGCTGCTCGTGCTCGACGGGACCACCGGCCAGAACGCCCTCTCCCAGGCCCGCGTCTTCAGCGAAGCCCTCGGCGGCCTGACGGGTATCGCACTGACGAAGCTGGACGGGACCGCACGGGGCGGCATCGTGTTCGCCATCGGCGTGCACCTGGGGATCCCCGTCAAACTCATCGGCGTGGGCGAACAGATCGAGGACCTGCAGGACTTCGACGCGCCGGCCTTCGTGGACGCCCTCTTCAACTGA